The Salvelinus fontinalis isolate EN_2023a unplaced genomic scaffold, ASM2944872v1 scaffold_0367, whole genome shotgun sequence genomic interval TTTCTCATTGAAAGAGTCTATTCTAGTCATTCATCTAATATTTTAATTCGATTTCTATGGTATTTCTCTCCATTAGGACTGGGTGTTGGCTCCTACGGGTTACTCTGCCTTCTACTGTGATGGAGAATGCCTCTACCCTCTGTGTTCCTGCATGAACTCCACCACCCACACTATGATCCAACTAGTGGTCAGTATGCACTACTACAccctctctcacatgaacgctaACATTACTGGTTTCAGTGGGAAAGATGGTAAATGGTTCAGACATTAATGGCAAATATAAAAAACTAAGATACCCGAGTTACCGGAGTCTACAATGGCAGACTGTTAATGTAGAGTAGGGATAGGGAGAAGTAACATTCAAGACTGAAGAAATTACCCCCTCTAGAGGTAAACGTTATACTGTACCAGGTTACTACACACACTGATAATATAAAACATTGAggacacatgctctttccatgacagactgaccaagtgaaagctatgaccccttattgatgtcacttgttgaatccacttcaatcagtgtagatgaaggggagttaaagaaagattttaaaaccttgagagaattgagacatggattgtgtgtgtcattcagagggtgattcggcaagacaaaagatttaagtgcctttgaacggggtatggtagtaggtgccaggcgcaccgggttaagtgtgtcaagaactgcaacactgctgtttTTTTCATGCTCaaaagtttcccatgtgtatcaaaaatggtccaccacgcaAAGAAcgtccagtcaacttgacacaacatgggccagcatccttgtggaacgcttagtgcagcttgtagagtccatgccccgatgaattgaggctgttctgagggaaaaagggtgtgcaactcaatgttaggaagaCGTTCCTactgttttgtgcactcagtgtatgtagtCCTACATGTTTTTAAATAGTACAGTATCACAAACCACAGTACAAAATCATATAAAGTGTGGGCCTGTAGTATCTGTAAATCAACTaaacattgtttttttatttccATATGCAGATAATAAAGCATCATTGTTCATGTAATAATCTAATATTAGCATTATACCTCTAGGAAGAGGAAATGGTCATAAAATCAAATAGATGACAAGACGGAAACAAAAATGTTTTTGAACTACaacttattttatttaaaaatgtcaaATTCAGTGCAAAGTAATGTAGTGCATTGGTGTCTGGATCCCTCTTGGGTGGTAAAGTGTCACAAGAATCCTGtggggagagaaaaaaacaagagaATACATTAAATTAATGGGTGTTAACTAATCAGGGATCAACAAAGCACTTCAAGTCCTTCATTCcttcaaaagagagagagagggagaaaggagtaTGGTCCCTGCAGTAGGACTACATGCTGGCCATGAGGTTCTCCAAGTGgtactccaggaggctggagagcTCCgtgaccagagactctgggttaaaGTACCAGGCCAGCTGCTGGCCAAACATGTCCTCTAGCAGAGCCATCAGCCCGCCCTGAAgagaacaccacacaacacatagaaaatggCTCTGAGTTACTAGCTTATCAAGAGGAGAGAAACAATTAGAAACTCcccctaaaatgacattggaaccTGGTTAACCACAAATAAGGAAGTACACTAAAAATATGGAAGTAAACAGGAAGTAACCTCTTGACTCTTGCATTGAGCAGCAGCAGGTATCTGTCAGTTTCTGGCTCCATGTTGGCAGCAGTGGGCAGGAAGGAGTACAGGAGAGCGTACAGACGCTCCACAAACCCACCGGGGTGCTAAAGGAAACAAAGGAGGAGAGAATAGAAGAGAAGAGGAATTTAAGTGAAACTGCTAATAGATATCAAAACATGTACCAGTGAGATGCTACTTACCACCCTCAGGGACTTCTGAGCTGTCATCATCCCAAACAGCACCAGCTCAAAGACGACATCTATCATGTTCACATGATGGATCTAGGACAAGAAAACACATTTGGAGAAATTAGGAATGATTTCATTTAGATCAGCTACTGTGATGTATAAAAGACATGCATGTGGAAGAACTCAGTGAGACTTGAAAGAGTTAATGAACTCACCTTTGCCTCAGCCAGCTCCCTCTCAATGTCATTCCGCTTGGAGGGGTCACTCAGGTAGTCCACAAAGTCGGTATAAGTACGGATGAACTTGGCCTCGTCCTATGACAAAGAAAAGAGCATCTTAGTGAACAGAACACATTTCCCCTCAGGGACGCTCTCTTTCCCTTGAAAGAGAATGAATTAGTGAGTTACCATGTGGTTGGCCTGAACCAGTGCGCCCAGGAGGACCTTTCCCGCCACAAACAGATGGTTCCTGCTCAGGGTGGAACCAAGCAGGGtctagggaagagggaagagttaGGGTGAGGCATCttcctctaggagacagaacaagaagtcacagagagaaaaagaaaagtggGTCCACTCACAGTGAAGGCCTGGCGCAGGGAGACGAGCCTCAGGGCGATGTCCTCCACTCTCTTGGTGGTAAGGTAGAGGCTGTGAAAGGGAGGGAATGGAGCATGTCAACCATTAGAGTCAATGGGGGATAACAGCATTATGACCACTATCCTTCAGCATCTGACAAGCCCACACTACACAGACATTTAGAGGAACTCAATTTAGCAGAggaacctccctctcctcaggcagCAGGTCCTCCTCCCAGCCCTACGACAACAAAACAAGCATTCAAAATCAGTGACCAATTCAATGACATAACAAACAATCGGTCAATGGAAGGATCTTAATGCTCCTAGTCaatagtatgtgtgtgtaacgTCTGACCTCATAGCAGTTGTGGCCCTCAGGCTCTGGGTCAGTGAACTGCTGAGTGGTGGGCGTAGAGAAGGAGGCAGCCTCCGACCACGCTGAAGAGGAGAGAAGCCCGTCCAGCCCCATGTGGAGAGTGGCGTACACCACTGAgacatcagtctgctgctcaaaacacacaacacacctgtttaccacacacacaatattagAAAACACACCAAATCTAATGCAAAAATGCCCAGTAATGTCTACTCTATATACATAGGAAATTGTTTATTTACCTGGTAGCAGCCAAGCGTCACGTCCACAGACGTCTCGTGGCGGAGGTGAGACACATAGTGGGTCACCCTGCCAGCCACacgctgacagagagagaatacatgttAAGGCCAAATGGAATAAGTGAAGAAAAATCTAATTTAATACTATTTCAGTAGTATTTACGTGTTACCTGGATCCAAGTGATGGACTGCACTTTGGTGGCACAGTAGGGGATGCCCTTTGGACTAAGCCTGGCTGTCTCCTTGGAGATGGCCCACACCAGTTGAGTCTCCAGGCCTCTCACCCTACTAACGTGGTGCATCCTCACCACTACCTGCTGTTGAGATAAACAACaagacaacatcaacaaaaccACTTCAGCAATCGCTGTGACACACTGACAATGTAGATTAGGAAGTTACAAAGACCTGGGATCCCCCAGGTATGTAGGTGATGATGGGGCTGATGAACTGGAAAGTTCTCCAAGCTTTAACCACCGGACCGGCATTGTTCtgcacattacaatacattcatgttgGAAACTGTAAACATAGTAACCGTGATGTGACTGCGTGTGGGGGGTCTCTTACCCTGATCACAACAGGCCCACAGTACAGGGGGCTGAACCTAATCAGAATCAACAGCCAATTGCCAGTGGCCTCCTAAAGCAGACAAGAGATTTGTTTCATGTCAAAGAGACAAAAACTTGAATATCTGGGATATTTTTCAAACATAAAACTCCAAACTTTCAGAAAATTGTACCTCAAGGATAGTCTGCACATCTGGCACATCCTCAAGGATAATAGCAGCATTCTGGACATCAAGGAGGACTGGCAGCTGTGGAACATCTGGCACATCATCCAATGGCACATCCAACTGGACCTCATCCAGGACAGTTGTTTCTAAATTGAGGAACATTGGAATATAAAATAAACAATTGTTAGGACATAAAACGTAGCAAGATTGCTAATACTAGCTAGCTAGGAAGCAAAAGTCGATCGCTTAGCAACAGTTACTAAAGTTAATgttaactagcaagctagctacaacATCTCTAGCACAAGCATTTTTGCCAAGTCTTTTATAGAAATTatagaaatacacaacatttcgCAAATTATAATGACATTGTTAAATGTAGTTAAATAAGAGTTTTAAACTCCACATACCCTCTCCGAAGTCGCTGTCCACCTGTCGACAATCACGAACCCTGCAAAACAGAAAAAGACAAGAAAAACAAGCCACAAATTAATTTGAACAACCTGTCGACGCATTAGGCCGCCGACGTCCACGCACTCTCTCCGCCAGTCTTGAAAAGCACCCAGGCATTTTCCAGTCGATTGTTCTATCTCAGGTGTCAAAAATCAAACAAGTTTGTTGTCAGCAGCAAACTGAACTTGTTTTCGCACAGAAAACGTTCCATCGAACGTCGGTTAGATGTCTCTTGGCAACACACGTTCGAAAATGATTGTTTACAAAATTGACAACTGTGTTTCCATAGAAATTAGTTTGGAATTCTATGATTCCCTTTAGAATCCGTTAAAATTGCTTGTCATCATTCTAGTGACGTCGACGTGCTTCTTCGTAGCTCAgttgatattttttatttttttatttcacctttatttaaccaagtaggcaagttgagaacaagttctcatttacaactgcgacctggccaagataaagcaaagcatttcgacacatacaacaacacagagttacacatggagtaaataaacatagtcaataatacagtagaaaaacaagtctatatacaatgtgagcaaattaggtgagataagggaggtagaagggcaataaataggccatggtggcgaagtaaatacaatatagcaattaaaaacactggaatggttggtttgcagtagatgaatgtgcagtagatgaatgtgcaaagtagaaatactggggtgcaaaggagcaacataaataaaataaatacagtaggggatggggtagttgtttgggctatttatagacgggctatgtacaggtgcagtgatcagtgagctgctctgacagctggtgcttaaagatagtgagggagataagtgtctccagtttcagagatttttgtagttcgttccagtcattggcagcagagaactggaaggagaggcggccaaagaaggaattggctatggggatgaccagtgagatatacctgctggagctcgtgctacgggtgagtgctgctatggtgaccagcgagctgaaataaggcgggactttacctaacagggtcttgtagatgacctggagccagtgggtttgtcgacgagtatgaagtgagggccagccaacgagagcgtacaggtcgcagtggtgagtagtatatggggctttggtgacaaaatggatggcactgcgatagactgcatccaatttgttgagtagggtgttggaggctattttgtaaatggcatcgccgaagtcgaggatcggtaggatggtcagttttacgagggtacgtttggcagcatgagtgaaggattctttgttgcgaaataggaagccaattctagatttaactttggattggagatgtttgatgtgtgtctggaaagagagtttacagtctaaccagacacctacgtatttgtagttgtccacatattctaagtcagaaccgtccagagtagtgatgctggacgggcgggcaggttcaggcagcaatcggttgaagagcatgcatttagttttacttgtatttaagagcagttggaggccacggaaggagagttgtatggcattgaagctcgtctggagggtaattaacacagtgtccaaagaagcgccagaagtatacagaatggtgtcatctgcgtagaggtggatcagagactcaccagcagcaagagcgacatcattgatgaatacagagaagagagtcggcccaagaattgaaccctgtggcacccccatagagactgccagaggcccggactaCAGGAAgccgattttacacactgaactctattggagaagtagttgatgaaccaggcgaggcaatcatttgagaaaccaaggctgttgagtctgtcgataaggatgtggtgattgacagagtcgaaagccttggccaggtcaatgaatacggctgcacagtattgtttaggaccttgagtgtggctgaggtgcaaccATGACCATGATAGAGCAtgacgcttgcaacgccagggtagtgggttcgattcccatcaCCACCCATACATAAACGACAGCAGGTTTtattgtaagtcgctttggataaaagcgtctgatgAAGGACATATATTATTTTTACATATTCACTTACTTGCTATACAATGTAGAGAGAAAAAGGGTCAATTCAAGAGGGAGCTACGAAATTCATGTCCAAATGTCATTAGAAATTTTGCCTGATGTCATTAGAAATTACATAGAATTAATCATTAGCTTTTTTGTtccgttccccagtttctgtgttgtagtttgtattTGAGAGTGTGTtttttcaggagatggcttcttgaattctccccaagcagctgattggtcgactccaTGGctaattggagctgaccccgccccctcgtcaagacgcAGCTGTATCCAATTAGCCTCCTGAAgctatataaaagccagtgttctgttcaggagaAAAAAGAGGAATGAATGCAGAGGGAGATTGATTGTGAAAAGAGATTTTTGCTGAGAGAGGATTGCTGAGAGAGGAGGCCGATGGCTGTGGGTCATTAACTGAGTTAGTTGTTGCTGAGGGAGCTGATTGATTATGTCTGTGTGTCAATAGGACGCactgttttgattattgaaattgtttgttatcctgtttcatttgttcccaggggggaagggtaAGGCacttagggagtgcttaggcaagaggcccgcgggcatacatagtagtatattcactgtctaggcacactaggtaagacctgggcggaccactccctgtattttggttagggcaccaggtggtgctaagttaggtacgTAGTGGGTAAGCAGGTTAGATATGAGAGGGGggctttgacatttactttctttgctttggttccgtccagcccctttcccccatattaccgtgtaaggaaTAAAATCCTAGTAAATGGTCAATTCTGCCTTTTGGTGTCCTTTCtcacacctacagtccatacctctttcacttcacttggagttgagttgtagcagggtgttgcgttccctcttcagaggcgtgcgtaacattgTTCTCTACAATATTATAACATTCATATACATGTACTTGACAGTGTTGATGAAATAATAACGATCATTTGCTGTGACCATTACTAGTTTAGACTGCACTGCACTTGGTTGTATGTGTTCCATATTTGGTGTTGTGAGGTTAAATTCTCAGTAAATCGTCTAACTTTTCAACCATGTATGGTAGAGACATTGGGTTTAGACCATTGGGTTTAGACTATTGTTTTCTGACAATGTTTTATTGATTAGGCATATTTGTAAACCTTGAATTAATTCATGATTTTGGCTATTTTGCCACCAGATGCTTTCCTATATCGTTGGCataatataaaatacaaataccAAATATTGTGTTTTATAAAGTCACTAGCTAGATTGGAAGAATGAGACAAACaaggagattttttttttttttgtgtgtttaacTCCTGAAAGTATAGTCTTTGCCACAGTGGGCTATAAAGTCTTTTGGAGGACATATTGACCAAATTCAGGCAAGGGGGGCCACAGCCCACGGGAAAAAAAGCACTGAAGgctctacactaccggtcaaaagttttagaacacctactcattcaagggtttttctttattttttactattttctacattgatgaAAAATctaaacgatgaaataacacatggaatcatgtagtaaccaaaaaagtgttaaacaaatccaaatatattttagattcttcaaagtagccaccctttgccttgatgacagctttgcacactcttggtattctctcaaccagcttcatgagaaagtcacctggaatgcatttcaataaacaggtgtgccttcttaaaagtggaatttctttcatttTTAATGCGTTTGACACAATCAATTGTGTTTTGAcaaggtggtggggggggggggggggtatacagaagatagcccaatttggtaaaataccaagtccatattatggcaagaacagctcaaataatcaaagagaaacaacagtccatcattactttatgacatgaaggtcagtcaatacagaatatttcaagtgtagttgcaaaaacaatcgagcgctatgatgaaactggctctcatgaggaccaccccagcaatggaagacccagagttacttctgctgcagaggataagttaattcgagttaccagcctcagatattgctgcccaaataaatgcttcacatagttcaaataactgacacatctcaacatcaactgttcagaggagactgtgtgaatcaggcctttatagttgaattgctgcaaagaaaccactattaaaaggacaccaataataagagacttacttgggccatgAAACACAatcaatttgtcctttggtctggagcccaaatttgagatttttggttccaactgccattgtctttgtgagatgcggtgtgggtgaacagatgatctctgcatgtgtatttcctaccataaagtatggaggaggaggtgttatggtgtggggatgctttgctgttgacactgtctgtgatttatttagaattcacacttaaccagcatggctacaacagcattctgcagctatacgtcatcccatctggtttgggcttcgtgggacgatcatttgttttaataaattattataaaaaaataaaaactattgtttgttactTTTACacatttttcgtggtatccaattggtagttacagtcttgtctcatcgctgcaactcccgtacgactcgggagaggcgaaggtcgagagccgtgcgtccttcaAAACACAagccagccaagccgcactgcttcttgacacaatgccttcttaacccggaagccaggcgcaccaatgggtcggaggaaacaccatacacctggcaaccctgtcagtgtgcattgcgcccagctcgccacaggagtcgctagagctcgatgggacaagaacatccctgccggccaaaccctcccctaacccggacgacgctgggccaattgtgtgcctgcctcatggtctcccggtcgcggccggctgcgacggaGCCTGGACTCCAACCAGGATCTCTAACTGCACAacttgccttagaccactgcgccactcagtggaatgtatttgtttttcaacaggacaatgacccaacacacctccaggcggtgtaagggctattttaccaagaaggagagtgacggagtAATGCAttagataacctggcctccacaatcccctgacctcaaccaaattgagatgttttgagATGAGtaggaccgcagagtaaaggaaaaacaacaagtgctcagcatatgtgtgaactccttcaagactgttggaaaagcattccaggtgaagttggttaagagaatgccaagagtgtgcaaagctatcaaggcaaagggtggctatttgaagaatctcaaatatatgatATATGTTTTGatatgtttcacacttttttggttactacatgattccatttgtgttatttcatagttttgatgtcttcactattattcaacaatgtagaaaatagcattttcttctttgacgCACCTTATGTCTAAGcttctttacagtgaaatgatcttgattggtgatctcaactggtgttgtttaaagccggtgtctgatgatttaaaaatgttttgtaattctATGAATCTTACCCAGTTGATTAACTCACACACTCGCCCAAATCTTAAATGCTCAGATaatatcaaatcaatcagggtagatttaacaaatgttccacataaatattctgcggttggtgttttttgtaatgatttaagtgaccattgtgctgttgttgATGTTAGAAATACTAAGGTTCGTAGGACAAACCCAGGTTTTATTCGTAAGAGAAATTTGAAGTGTTTTAATGGgcaggctttctttcatgatttgttttattttgactggagcaagattgagcttatccctgatgtggaaactgcctggatattctttcgtgatgtttttttccaaatagtaaacaagcatgccccattccgcaggttcagggttaaaaggcaggataatccatggttttcttctgagatgtcttgtattattcacgaccgtaatctagcctgggctaaagccatcgataggaaacaatactgtgcagccgtattcattgacctggccaaggcttttgactctgtcaatcaccacatcctcatcggcagactcaacagccttggtttctctaatgattgcctcgcctggttcaccaactacttctctgatcgagttcagtgtgtcaaatcggagggtctgttgtccgggcctctggcagtctctatgggggtgccacagggttcaattcttggaccgactctcttctctgtatacatcaatgatgtcgctcttgctgctggtgattctctgatccatctctacgcagacgacactattctgtatacttctggcccttcttttgacactgtgttaacaaccctccaggcgagtttcaatgccatacaactctccttccgtggcctccaattgctcttaaatacaagtaaaactaaatgcatgctcttcaaccgatcgctgcctgcacctgcccgcctgtccaacatcactactctggacggctctgacttagaatatgtggacaactacaaatacctaggtttctggttagactgtaaactctccttccagactcacatcaaacatctccaatccaaagttaaatctagaattggcttcctattctgcaacaaagcatccttcactcatgctgccaaacatacccttgtaaaactgaccatcctaccaatcctcgacttcggtgatgtcatttacaaaatagcctccaaaaccctactcaataaattggatgcagtctatcacagtgccatccgttttgtcaccaaagccccatatactacccaccactgcgacctgtacactctcgttggctggccctcgcttcatactcgtcgtcaaacccactggctccaggtcatctacaagaccctgctaggtaaagtccccccttatctcagctcgctggtcaccatagcagcacctacctgtagcacgcgctccagcaggtatatctctctggtcacccccaaaaccaattcttcctttggccgcctctccttccagttctctgctgccaatgactggaacgaactacaaaaatctctgaaactggagacacttatctccctcactatctttaagcaccagctgtcagagcagctcatagattactgcacctgtacatagaccatctataatttagcccaaacaactacctctttacctactgtatttatttattttgctcctttgcaccccattatttctatctctactatctctactttttttacttttttttacttgctatattgtatttacttcgccaccatggcctttttaaatttttatttatttatatatatattttgtttgccttcacctcccttatctcacctcacttgctcatattgtatatagacttatttttcactgtattattgactgtatgtttgttttactccatgtgtaactatgtgttgttgtatgtgtcgaactgctttgctttatcttggccaggtcgcaattgtaaatgagaacgtgttctcaatttgcctatcTGGTTctataaaggtgaaaaaaaattaaaaaaaataaataaataaataaagcaaggaaatcatgttctgatgctgattgtcttatttttaggcagttacgaaacaagtgttcttttcttctcaggaaggccaagtctgaatattttatgtctgttaccactgataacctgaatgaccctagatagttttggaaggctattaagtctatgtctgataacagtaatgttaatgaattaccgtaatgtgttttgaaggactctCTTGCTGTATATGACAAAACAAATGCTGAATagtttcaatgagcactttgtatcatctggtaggctgtttgattcagtgtcctctgtctctgtacaaccctgtgtggatgaaccagtgagagctggtcaaacttttagctttttgccattctcagtgcaggtggtacataaagccctgaaattcttagatcagagaaagcctgcaggtcctgatcttttggatccctgctttttaaatctgtcagttgatttcatagctgaaccacttaaatatctgttcaatctaaccctggaatgtaatgaaattctggaaatcagcatttgtacTACCACTTTTAAAAACTCTTTAAAATAATTATAGGCAAATgtcaaagctgtcacccctggtgaaaatacttgaaacccttgtgagtgaacagctaaaagagttttaatttactaactctattttatcaatgtaccaatcgggcttcaggaagaagcatagcacaattacagcagccatgaaggttttaaatgatatcactgaagcccttgacaaaaaacagcactgtgtctcagtttttattgatctctctaaggcttttgatacagtttatcatgctatactaaggcagagcttgtcgagtgtaggtctttcagagcatgcagttgcatggtttgctaactatctgtctgatagtgCACTCAATTTAATGGGCTTaagtctgttaaattgtctgtctttaatggtgtgccccaaggctctggacttggtcctctcttattcactatttatataaatgatttagacaaaaatgtccaaaatgcgcaacttcatttttatgctgatgatactgttatttactgttgtgcctcgtctcttacaaaagctttccagaacttgcaaatggctttttatactgttcaacatacagtgtcaattgaagcttatcctcaatactgacaaaactaaactaatggtgttttctaaagcaagaaatagacctctgaacctttcacctattactacctttcagggcaaggagattgaggttgtaacctcatataaatatcttggaattttaattgatgacggcctctcttttaaattgcatattcaacaacttacaaaaaaatttaagctgaaattgggattttattttaggaataaggcctg includes:
- the LOC129845793 gene encoding uncharacterized protein LOC129845793; translated protein: MPGVRDCRQVDSDFGEETTVLDEVQLDVPLDDVPDVPQLPVLLDVQNAAIILEDVPDVQTILEEATGNWLLILIRFSPLYCGPVVIRQVVVRMHHVSRVRGLETQLVWAISKETARLSPKGIPYCATKVQSITWIQRVAGRVTHYVSHLRHETSVDVTLGCYQPLPYHQESGGHRPEARLPAPGLHYPAWFHPEQEPSVCGGKGPPGRTGSGQPHGRGQVHPYLYRLCGLPE